A genomic region of Dictyoglomus sp. NZ13-RE01 contains the following coding sequences:
- a CDS encoding tRNA guanosine(34) transglycosylase Tgt — MKFEVLIRDQKSKARICKIETYHGEITTPVFMPVGTQGAVKTLSPEEVREQGAEIILSNTYHLFLRPGPEIIEKAGGLHKFMSWDGPILTDSGGYQVFSLAKLRKIDNDGIHFSSHIDGTRYFFTPELVIDTQSKLGSDIVMPLDVCLGYGADYWETEEALRLTIEWLKRSINYNNRKHYQNLFGIIQGGFYKDLRLEAINKMLELPLDGFALGGISVGEPKELMYEISQFITDNLPDDKPRYLMGVGAPEDLVVMVGFGIDMFDCVLPTRLARHGIFYTRDGRRNIKNAIYKEDLSPLEEDCDCYTCRKFSRAYIRHLYLQYETFSYRLLTIHNLRFLFRIMSELKRSIIEGRYEEYKKSFLKRFLSNDRENRLEKEELWTKILGV; from the coding sequence ATGAAATTTGAAGTATTGATAAGGGATCAAAAGAGTAAAGCAAGGATCTGTAAGATAGAGACTTATCATGGAGAAATAACAACTCCTGTCTTTATGCCAGTAGGCACACAAGGAGCTGTAAAAACTCTATCACCTGAGGAGGTCAGGGAGCAGGGAGCAGAAATTATTTTAAGTAATACATATCATTTATTTTTACGACCAGGACCAGAAATAATTGAGAAAGCAGGTGGTTTACATAAATTTATGTCTTGGGATGGTCCTATTTTGACAGATAGTGGAGGTTATCAGGTTTTTAGCTTAGCAAAACTGAGAAAGATTGATAATGATGGGATCCATTTTAGTTCTCACATTGATGGTACAAGGTATTTTTTTACTCCAGAACTTGTTATTGATACACAGAGTAAGTTGGGTTCAGATATTGTCATGCCTTTAGATGTTTGTCTTGGATATGGGGCGGATTATTGGGAGACTGAAGAAGCTTTAAGACTAACTATTGAATGGTTGAAAAGAAGTATAAACTATAACAATAGAAAACATTATCAAAATCTATTTGGTATAATTCAGGGAGGATTTTACAAAGACCTTAGACTGGAAGCTATTAACAAAATGTTGGAATTGCCATTAGATGGTTTTGCTTTAGGTGGTATTAGTGTAGGAGAACCAAAAGAGTTGATGTATGAAATATCGCAATTTATTACAGATAATTTGCCAGATGATAAGCCAAGATATCTTATGGGGGTGGGAGCTCCTGAGGATCTCGTTGTTATGGTAGGGTTTGGTATTGATATGTTTGATTGTGTTTTGCCAACGAGACTTGCTCGTCATGGGATTTTTTATACAAGAGATGGGAGAAGAAATATAAAAAATGCTATCTATAAAGAAGATTTATCCCCATTGGAAGAAGACTGTGATTGTTATACTTGTAGAAAGTTTAGCCGTGCATATATTAGACATTTGTATCTTCAATATGAAACCTTTTCCTATAGACTTTTAACTATTCATAATCTAAGATTTTTATTTAGGATTATGTCTGAATTAAAAAGAAGTATAATAGAAGGGAGGTATGAGGAGTATAAAAAAAGTTTTCTTAAGAGATTTCTTAGTAATGACAGAGAAAATAGATTGGAGAAGGAGGAGCTATGGACCAAAATACTGGGAGTTTAA